The following coding sequences lie in one Candidatus Omnitrophota bacterium genomic window:
- a CDS encoding DUF1844 domain-containing protein, translating to MDEPIKKRVDESWKEHAAQAPAPAPAAGPAGPSAPQAESGEAPHAQFDLFISSLAMEAFIALGDMPHPVTRKQAANLTQAKYLIDLLGILETKTKGNLSVDEQRLLTDALYQLRMRYMTKAGT from the coding sequence ATGGATGAACCGATAAAGAAACGCGTTGATGAATCATGGAAGGAGCACGCCGCGCAGGCACCCGCCCCAGCCCCTGCGGCAGGGCCGGCCGGGCCGTCGGCCCCTCAGGCCGAGAGCGGCGAGGCGCCCCACGCGCAGTTTGATCTGTTCATCTCCAGCTTGGCGATGGAAGCCTTCATTGCGCTCGGCGATATGCCCCATCCGGTGACTCGCAAGCAAGCCGCCAACCTCACGCAGGCCAAATACCTCATCGATCTGCTCGGCATCCTTGAGACAAAAACCAAGGGCAATCTCAGCGTGGATGAGCAGCGCCTGCTGACCGACGCCTTGTATCAATTGCGCATGCGGTATATGACCAAAGCCGGAACCTAA
- the rpsU gene encoding 30S ribosomal protein S21, giving the protein MPRVEVREDESLEKALRRFKRMLEREGILKALKARKHYEKPSERKRRELRQAISRRARNA; this is encoded by the coding sequence ATGCCACGAGTTGAAGTCAGAGAAGACGAATCGCTTGAGAAGGCGTTACGGCGCTTTAAGCGCATGCTGGAGCGCGAAGGCATCCTCAAGGCGCTGAAGGCTCGGAAACATTATGAGAAGCCCAGCGAGCGCAAGCGCCGAGAATTGCGGCAGGCGATCAGCCGGCGCGCTCGTAACGCCTAG
- a CDS encoding DNA recombination protein RmuC, whose product MLLWLGLGALLGISVLFLWVARREISHWIKDQVKSSLTAATQEFLVVASQRFATERTQQLGDLETERRAVDSTVGQLREQLEKYETLVRGFESDRDRKFGQLKNELDRVVQGNDQLHRTTANLVAVLGNSRIRGQWGQKMAEDILRFCGLQEGIHYHKEQEIVSGRPDYTFMLPDSHCLFMDVKFPLDNYIKFVGAREAEQPAYQEAFLRDVKDHVREMERRNYLSESERSVDYILIFIPNEQVYGLINEWEPGLMDECLKRKTILCGPWTLYAVVRIIWQAWEHYRYTQGVHDIVKAIDGFRQDYEKFKTRFEELGKLMEKTQEKYREISLTSAQRLDQKIQRIDEYRRSEPPPVALEQPTPSQKEDAVA is encoded by the coding sequence ATGCTCCTGTGGCTCGGCCTGGGTGCGTTGCTTGGCATCAGCGTCCTCTTCTTGTGGGTCGCCCGACGGGAAATCAGCCACTGGATCAAGGACCAAGTCAAAAGCTCATTGACCGCCGCCACGCAGGAATTTCTTGTCGTCGCGTCCCAGCGCTTCGCGACCGAGCGCACCCAACAGCTTGGCGATCTGGAAACTGAGCGACGCGCCGTCGACTCCACAGTCGGACAGCTTCGGGAGCAGCTGGAAAAGTACGAAACGCTCGTGCGAGGCTTTGAGTCGGATCGCGACCGAAAATTCGGGCAGTTAAAAAACGAACTCGATCGGGTCGTGCAAGGCAATGATCAACTGCACCGCACGACCGCCAATCTCGTTGCTGTCTTAGGAAATTCCAGGATCCGCGGTCAATGGGGACAAAAAATGGCCGAGGATATCCTCCGCTTTTGCGGATTGCAAGAAGGCATCCATTATCACAAAGAACAGGAAATTGTGTCCGGGCGCCCCGATTACACGTTCATGCTGCCCGACTCGCATTGCCTGTTCATGGATGTGAAATTCCCCTTGGACAATTACATCAAATTTGTCGGAGCGCGCGAGGCCGAACAACCGGCCTACCAGGAGGCGTTTCTGCGGGATGTGAAAGACCACGTGCGGGAGATGGAACGCAGGAATTATTTGTCGGAATCGGAGCGGAGTGTTGATTATATTCTGATCTTCATTCCGAATGAACAAGTCTACGGGCTGATCAATGAGTGGGAGCCAGGGCTGATGGATGAGTGCCTGAAGCGGAAAACCATCCTCTGCGGCCCCTGGACCTTGTACGCCGTCGTGCGGATTATCTGGCAGGCCTGGGAGCATTATCGGTATACTCAGGGCGTCCACGACATCGTGAAAGCCATTGACGGGTTTCGCCAGGATTATGAAAAGTTCAAGACGCGCTTTGAGGAACTGGGAAAACTGATGGAGAAGACGCAAGAAAAGTACCGGGAAATTTCACTCACCAGCGCTCAACGGCTCGATCAGAAAATCCAGCGTATCGATGAGTATCGGCGTTCCGAACCGCCGCCTGTCGCGCTGGAACAACCCACCCCATCACAGAAGGAGGACGCTGTCGCATGA
- a CDS encoding Trm112 family protein, whose translation MIDPQLLEILACPACKTEVKLEGEQLVCVQCGRRYPIRDGIPVMLIEEAEQRP comes from the coding sequence ATGATTGACCCACAGCTGTTGGAGATTCTCGCCTGCCCGGCGTGCAAGACGGAGGTCAAGCTCGAGGGCGAGCAGCTTGTCTGTGTGCAGTGCGGACGCCGGTATCCCATCCGGGATGGGATTCCCGTCATGCTGATCGAAGAGGCGGAACAACGCCCATGA
- a CDS encoding insulinase family protein, which produces MFPPIHPARRGVHCLLVATAMMTIANASIASAADDRRQVGQLLLDNGLQAAWEADHRQPLVAIEARIKGGLRGEGRYVGSGITHFIEHMLFKGTPSRPPGTIDQEVRRYGGSINAFTSFDTTGVSLYVESRHLKDALALLADILQHAMFEQPEFDKERAVIISELQMNLDDPDRRLSQTWFSRHFLEHPYRHPILGYRPLLERLTVEDLRTFYAAQYQPQQITLACVGDVDAAAMPGLLKEHFGAWPRGMTDPSQQLVPMEPPPATRKDAVIELPVQSAYGMLGFSSTRLTDPALYPLDVLANILGEGRSSRLYESLLRAQHIVHAITAWNYTPYDPGAFVIQFRTDPEKTEAAIAAILDQLQQITEGGVTAAELDKAKNSVSAGYIFARQTIEAKAGDLATSMAATGDPLFSARYVRGIQQVTAAAVQEAARRFCDPSTMTTAVIRPPRPAVAPTMAQPLAAPMPVTKTRLPSGATALIGADHTLPIAAIVIAFRGGLRAETEDTEGLSYLVAQLLTKGTARHSAFEIARQIESLGGTLEPFSGRDGFGVSVQLLSKDVEQGLALAHELITQSTFPEEELQIARGLMAKQLDAQDDEIFDVGGRLLRQTLFGQHPYRLNPLGDRRTLHRLGRTQCLEFSTRWMSPSNSVIAVFGDIDPSAAAQQLNRLFGAAGPANANWPERLPEETVTTLRTATRAMDREQAVIMLGFLGNTYASDDRYGLDVMTAVLSGMSGRLFQSVREQHGLSYTLGAVNVPGWDPGYVMIYAATRPQDQDKVLHVLDEQLRLAAARGFTPDEVEQAKRFLIGAHRMEVQHLIGLSKRAALDELYGVGCDAWRSYEAKINGITVSMVNAAAKRYLTIGRHAQVIISPNGHSR; this is translated from the coding sequence GTGTTCCCTCCCATTCACCCCGCCCGACGCGGGGTTCACTGTTTGTTGGTCGCCACCGCCATGATGACGATCGCCAATGCCTCCATCGCGTCTGCCGCCGACGACCGGCGTCAGGTGGGCCAGCTGCTGCTCGACAACGGCCTGCAGGCCGCGTGGGAAGCCGACCACCGCCAGCCGCTGGTCGCCATTGAAGCGCGCATCAAAGGCGGGCTGCGCGGGGAGGGCCGGTATGTCGGCAGCGGCATCACCCACTTCATCGAGCACATGCTCTTTAAGGGCACCCCATCTCGTCCGCCCGGCACGATCGATCAGGAAGTCCGCCGGTATGGCGGGTCAATCAACGCGTTCACGTCATTCGACACGACCGGGGTGTCGCTCTATGTCGAATCCCGCCACCTGAAGGATGCGCTGGCCCTGCTGGCGGACATTCTGCAGCATGCCATGTTTGAACAGCCGGAGTTCGACAAAGAGCGCGCCGTGATCATCTCGGAGCTGCAGATGAATCTGGATGATCCGGATCGCCGGCTCTCTCAGACATGGTTCAGTCGCCACTTTCTGGAGCACCCGTACCGGCATCCCATCCTCGGCTATCGGCCCCTGCTTGAGCGGCTGACGGTCGAGGATCTGCGGACGTTCTACGCGGCGCAATACCAGCCGCAGCAGATCACCCTGGCTTGTGTCGGCGATGTCGATGCCGCCGCCATGCCGGGGCTGCTGAAGGAGCACTTCGGGGCGTGGCCGCGCGGGATGACCGATCCGAGCCAGCAGCTCGTGCCGATGGAACCGCCGCCCGCCACCCGGAAGGACGCGGTGATCGAGCTGCCGGTGCAATCCGCCTATGGGATGCTCGGATTCTCCTCAACGCGGCTGACCGATCCGGCCCTGTATCCGCTCGACGTCCTCGCCAACATCCTTGGCGAAGGACGCAGCTCGCGGCTGTACGAATCGCTCCTCCGCGCGCAGCATATCGTGCATGCGATCACCGCATGGAACTATACGCCATATGACCCAGGAGCCTTTGTGATCCAATTCCGCACCGATCCGGAGAAGACGGAGGCGGCCATCGCCGCCATCCTCGATCAGCTCCAGCAGATCACCGAAGGCGGCGTGACCGCGGCCGAGCTGGACAAAGCCAAAAACAGCGTGAGCGCTGGCTACATCTTCGCCCGCCAGACGATCGAAGCCAAAGCCGGGGATCTGGCGACCTCCATGGCCGCCACCGGCGACCCGCTGTTTTCAGCGCGGTATGTCCGCGGCATCCAGCAGGTCACGGCGGCCGCGGTGCAAGAGGCCGCGCGGCGGTTCTGCGATCCTTCCACGATGACCACGGCCGTCATTCGGCCCCCGCGGCCAGCCGTAGCACCGACGATGGCACAACCGTTGGCGGCCCCCATGCCGGTCACGAAGACGCGGCTGCCGAGCGGGGCCACGGCATTGATCGGCGCGGACCATACGCTGCCGATCGCCGCCATCGTCATCGCCTTTCGAGGAGGCCTGCGCGCGGAGACCGAGGACACGGAGGGCCTCTCGTACCTGGTCGCGCAGCTGCTCACGAAGGGCACGGCGCGCCATTCGGCGTTTGAGATCGCGCGGCAGATCGAGTCGCTGGGCGGCACGCTGGAGCCCTTCAGCGGCCGCGATGGATTCGGCGTCTCCGTGCAGCTGCTGTCAAAAGATGTCGAGCAAGGGTTGGCCCTCGCGCATGAACTGATCACGCAATCGACGTTTCCGGAGGAGGAGCTGCAGATTGCGCGCGGCTTGATGGCGAAGCAGCTCGACGCTCAGGACGATGAGATCTTCGATGTCGGCGGACGCCTTCTGCGTCAAACGCTCTTCGGCCAGCACCCGTACCGGTTGAATCCGCTGGGCGACCGCCGGACCTTGCACCGCCTTGGCCGAACGCAGTGCCTGGAGTTTTCCACGCGGTGGATGAGCCCATCCAACAGCGTCATCGCCGTTTTCGGCGACATCGACCCGTCAGCCGCGGCCCAGCAGCTGAACCGCCTCTTCGGCGCCGCTGGGCCAGCCAACGCGAACTGGCCGGAGCGCCTGCCGGAAGAAACCGTGACCACGCTGCGCACCGCCACTCGCGCCATGGATCGAGAGCAAGCGGTCATCATGCTGGGATTTTTGGGCAACACGTACGCCTCGGATGACCGGTACGGGCTTGACGTCATGACGGCGGTCCTCTCGGGCATGTCCGGGCGGTTGTTTCAATCCGTCCGAGAGCAGCATGGGCTCTCGTACACGCTGGGCGCGGTCAACGTGCCCGGATGGGATCCTGGCTATGTCATGATCTACGCGGCCACGCGCCCGCAGGACCAAGACAAGGTCCTGCACGTGCTGGATGAGCAGCTGCGCCTCGCCGCCGCCCGCGGCTTTACGCCGGATGAGGTCGAGCAGGCGAAACGGTTTTTGATCGGCGCGCACCGGATGGAGGTGCAGCATCTGATCGGGCTGTCGAAACGCGCCGCGCTCGATGAGCTCTACGGTGTTGGGTGTGATGCCTGGCGATCCTATGAAGCGAAGATCAACGGGATCACGGTCTCCATGGTGAATGCCGCGGCCAAACGGTATCTGACCATCGGCCGCCATGCCCAAGTGATCATCTCTCCCAATGGACACAGTCGCTAA